In Lycium ferocissimum isolate CSIRO_LF1 chromosome 11, AGI_CSIRO_Lferr_CH_V1, whole genome shotgun sequence, a single genomic region encodes these proteins:
- the LOC132036811 gene encoding OVARIAN TUMOR DOMAIN-containing deubiquitinating enzyme 11-like isoform X2 — translation MNEYHGNSRASSSSASSLNSNSQGTEDDHAIARILAEEEQNAHKYGGNLGRRLSHLDSIPHTPRVISQIPDPNDATLDHGRLSSRLATYGLAEMQIEGDGNCQFRALSDQLYHNPEYHKHVRKEVVKQLKHFRKLYEGYVPMRYRSYLKKMKKLGEWGDHVTLQAAADRFGVKICLVTSFRDNGYIDILPKDIQPSRELWLSFWSEVHYNSLYVVGVPARVHRKRHWLF, via the exons ATGAATGAATACCATGGGAACTCAAGAGCAAGCTCGAGTTCTGCATCTAGTTTGAATAGCAATTCACAAGGTACTGAGGATGATCATGCCATTGCAAGAATTTTAGCTGAAGAAGAACAAAATGCTCATAAGTATGGTGGCAATCTTGGGAGGAGACTTTCTCATTTGGATTCGATCCCG CACACTCCACGGGTAATTAGCCAGATACCTGACCCAAATGACGCCACGCTAGACCATGGGAGGCTCTCCAGCAG GTTGGCGACATATGGTCTCGCTGAAATGCAAATTGAAGGCGATGGGAATTGCCAG TTTCGAGCCCTTTCAGATCAGTTGTATCATAATCCAGAGTATCATAAGCATGTAAGGAAGGAGGTTGTTAAACAG CTAAAGCACTTTCGGAAGTTATATGAAGGTTATGTACCTATGAGATACAGAAGCTacttgaagaagatgaagaa GTTGGGAGAATGGGGAGATCATGTCACTCTACAAGCAGCTGCTGATAGA TTTGGAGTAAAAATATGTTTGGTCACGTCTTTCCGGGACAACGGCTACATTGATATCCTTCCCAAGGACATTCAACCTTCTCGGG aACTGTGGCTGAGTTTCTGGAGCGAAGTTCACTACAATTCATTATACGTAGTTGGAG TTCCAGCTAGAGTTCACAGAAAGAGGCATTGGCTTTTCTAA
- the LOC132036811 gene encoding OVARIAN TUMOR DOMAIN-containing deubiquitinating enzyme 11-like isoform X1 — protein sequence MNEYHGNSRASSSSASSLNSNSQGTEDDHAIARILAEEEQNAHKYGGNLGRRLSHLDSIPHTPRVISQIPDPNDATLDHGRLSSRLATYGLAEMQIEGDGNCQFRALSDQLYHNPEYHKHVRKEVVKQLKHFRKLYEGYVPMRYRSYLKKMKKLGEWGDHVTLQAAADRFGVKICLVTSFRDNGYIDILPKDIQPSRELWLSFWSEVHYNSLYVVGEVPARVHRKRHWLF from the exons ATGAATGAATACCATGGGAACTCAAGAGCAAGCTCGAGTTCTGCATCTAGTTTGAATAGCAATTCACAAGGTACTGAGGATGATCATGCCATTGCAAGAATTTTAGCTGAAGAAGAACAAAATGCTCATAAGTATGGTGGCAATCTTGGGAGGAGACTTTCTCATTTGGATTCGATCCCG CACACTCCACGGGTAATTAGCCAGATACCTGACCCAAATGACGCCACGCTAGACCATGGGAGGCTCTCCAGCAG GTTGGCGACATATGGTCTCGCTGAAATGCAAATTGAAGGCGATGGGAATTGCCAG TTTCGAGCCCTTTCAGATCAGTTGTATCATAATCCAGAGTATCATAAGCATGTAAGGAAGGAGGTTGTTAAACAG CTAAAGCACTTTCGGAAGTTATATGAAGGTTATGTACCTATGAGATACAGAAGCTacttgaagaagatgaagaa GTTGGGAGAATGGGGAGATCATGTCACTCTACAAGCAGCTGCTGATAGA TTTGGAGTAAAAATATGTTTGGTCACGTCTTTCCGGGACAACGGCTACATTGATATCCTTCCCAAGGACATTCAACCTTCTCGGG aACTGTGGCTGAGTTTCTGGAGCGAAGTTCACTACAATTCATTATACGTAGTTGGAG AAGTTCCAGCTAGAGTTCACAGAAAGAGGCATTGGCTTTTCTAA